CACGTAAGCACGTGATCTACAAAGAAACCAAGATCAAGTAATCTGGTTTCTTCGGTCCCAAAAAAAGCCGCCCACTTCGCAGTGCGCGGCTTTTTTGTTGTTGACTCGGATCAGCCCGCCATTGAATTGCTTCCGCCGCCCGGCGGCAGGCTCGCTATAGTCGAATGTCTGCCGCTCTCGGAGGAAAGAACCATGTGGCAAGCTTTCCGTTTCAATCTCCGCCTCAAACTCCTCGTCCTGCTCATCCCCGGCCTGCTGGCCGCCTGCTCCACTCCCTACCGCCCCGCGGTTGTCGTGCGCGACAGCGCGCCCTTCCCCGGCATCGCCAACCTGGTCCGGACCGGCAGCGGCCGCCCGCTCGACGTCATCCTGGTGCATGGCATGTGCACCCACGACGCCACCTGGGCCAACCGCGGCATCGACCACATCGCCGGCGTGGTGTCGGCGAACGTCCCGGAGCAGGCGACGCAGAGCGCCAACGGCGTCCAGGTCGTCGAGCGCACCCAGCAGATCGGCGGGACCCCGGTGCGCTTCCACGCCCTGCTCTGGTCGCCGCTGACCTCGCCGCTCAAGCGCCAGCTCGACTACGACAACACCGGCAGCCCGAGCGATTGCTCGGCCGCCGGCAGTGGCGAGTGCAAGCCGAAGCGGGCCCGGCTGAATGGCTACGTCAAGGACAATCTGCTGAACGACTGCCTGTCCGACGCCGTGATCTACGAAGGCGCCAGCCATGATGCGATCCGCGACGCCATGGTCGAGTCGATCTCGCGCATCCTGGAAAGCAATCCGAACGGCGACCACACCCTGGCCGTGGTCGCGGAAAGCCTGGGCAGCAAGATCCTGTTCGACGCGCTGAGCAGCATGCTCGAATCGCGCCAGCCGCGCACCCGGGAGCTGGGCCAGCAGGCGGCGCGCCGCCTCGGCCTGCTGTTCATGGCCGGCAACCAGCTGCCCATCCTCGGGCTGGCCGAGCAGGACATCGAACGCCAGCCCGGCAACCGCAGCGCGGGGGCGCCGGACTCGCTGCAGCGCTTCCTCGAACTGCGCCGTCGCCAGACGGCCCCGCGCGCGGAAACGATCGCGCGCCTGGCCGTGGTCGCGTTTACCGATCCGAACGACCTGCTGTCCTACCGCCTGCTGCCGGCCCGCTATGCGGCGCCGGACGTGGCGGTGGCGGACGTGCTGGTGTCGAACGCCAGGACCTGGCTCGGCCTGATCGAAGACCCGGTGTCGGCGCACCTGGATTACCTGGCGAATCCGGAGGCGGCCAGGCTGGTCGCATGCGGCTGGCCGGACACCGGCGCCTGCCCTTGAACGGCGCCGGCGCGGCCGCTGGCGTGCGCCCCGCGCCCTCGAATGCGCGTAGATTCAAAGGAGGCAGATCGTGCCGCGGCGGCTTCGCCGCAGGGTAGACCGGCCACGCGCAGAGCGAGGGCATCATGACTGAAAACGATCCGCGGACCAGCTTTCGCGGCCTGCCGCTGACCGCGGAACAAGACAGCGAAATCAGGCACTACATCCACGTCCGGACACGCCTCGGCCTCCCCTGGGATACCCCCGAGCTGCAGGCGATGCTCGACGACATGCTCGACCCGCCCGAATCCGCGGACGAAGACCGGCAGGCGCTGGCCGACAGCATGGGCGCACACGGCCTGCAGGCGGAGGACGACGCGGACGACGACGCCGCAGCAGCACCGCACGAACACCATGGCTGGCAGGCTCCCTAGCGGTGTCAGGCCCCGGCCCTGGACTGCCACACGGCAGCGGTTCGACGGCGCCGCCGATCGGGGTTAAGCTGGTCCGGGCACCGCTCTCATGGAGGACCGGCATGGATCGACTTTCGCAATTTGTCGCGCACGGCCTGCTGGATGCAGGCGCCTGGCACATCGTTGCCTATACCCTGCTGACGACCCACCTGACCATCGTCGCCGTCACCATCTACCTGCACCGCTGCCAGGCGCACCGGTCCCTCGAGCTGCATCCGGCCGTCAGCCATGCCTTCCGTTTCTGGCTCTGGATCGCGACCGGCATGGCCACGCGCGAATGGGTTGCGGTGCACCGCAAGCACCATGCCCATTGCGAAAAGGAGGGCGACCCGCACAGCCCGCAGCTGGCCGGCATTCGCAAGGTTTTGTTGGAGGGAACGGAACTTTACCGGGCCGCAGTGCGCGATCCGGCCACCGTCGAGCGCTTCGGCCAGGGCACGCCCGACGACTGGCTGGAGCGGAAAGTGTACGCGGCCTGTTCCTGGCAAGGCGTGGGCCTGTTGCTGCTGGCCGACCTGGCGATGTTCGGCGCGATCGGCGCCACCGTGTGGGCCGTCCAGATGCTGTGGATCCCGGTCACTGCCGCCGGCATCATCAATGGCCTTGGCCACTACCGGGGCTACCGCAATTTCGACGGTCCGCATGCGGCCGCCAACATCCTCCCCTGGGGCATCCTGATCGGCGGCGAAGAGCTGCACAACAACCACCATACCTTCCCGGCCTCCGCCAAACTGTCGGCGCGCTGGTTCGAGCTGGACATCGGCTGGTGCTACATCCGCCTGCTGCAGGGCCTGGGCCTGGCCCGCGTGAGACAGCTGCCGGCGCGACCGGCAAGGCGGGGCGCCGGCCAGCCCGCCACGCCGCTGAGCATCGCCACCGTCGTCGGGATCAGCGCCTGCCGTCATCACGTGATGCGCGAATACGGCCTGATGCTGGCGCGCACCCTGCGGATCGAATTGCGCCAGGCCGGCTGCCGCACCAGCCTGCGCGTCAGGCGCCAGGCCGAGCGCCTGCTGCGGCGCGAGCCGGATTACCTGGGCGCCGGCCAACGTGCCGAACTCGAGCTCCTGCTCGGGGCCTACACGCCGCTGGCGCGCATGCAAGCCATGCGCCAGGAACTGCGCCAGTTATGGGAAGCGAAATCGGCGAGCCCGCAGGAATTGCTGGGTCACCTGAGCGAATGGTGCGAACGGGCCGAACGCTCGGGCGTGGCGCCGCTGCTCGGCTTCGCACAGCGCCTGCGTTCCTATGGCTGAACGGCGGAAGCGGCGCGACAATGAAAAATGCCCCTGGTCAGGGGCATTTGGGGACAATTCAAGAAAGCGCAGGAAACTCAGGCATAGCTGCGCAGGCGCAGCGAGAAATCCTGCAGGGCCTTGATGCCCGAGGCTTCGGCACGAGCGCACCAGTCCTGCAGCTGTTGCAGCAGCTGGTCGCGGGTCGAGTGCGAACGCTCCCAGATTGCGCCCAGTTCCACGCGCATCTGGTGCATGGTTTCCAGCACCTTGCTGTGCTCGAACAGCTCGCTCAGCTGGGCCTGCTGCGGCGCCTGCAGCTTGGCCGGCTCGCGCTGCATCAGCTTGCGCGAGGTCTTCAGGAAACGCGCTTCCAGTTCGGCCTTGTGCTTCAGGTGCTCGACTTCCTCGCGGAACGCCGCTTTCACCGACTTGGCGTACTTGGCCATCACGTCGTAGCGGTTGGTGATGACGGACTGCAGCGTATCGAGGTCGGCTTCCAGCTTGTTCTTGGCCAGCTTCGGCTTCGGAATGGTCTTCTTGACCTTGGCCAGGCCCACCATTTCCATCATGCGGATGTAGGCGTAGCCGATGTCGAACTCGTACCACTTGCTCGACAGCTTGGCCGAGGTGGCGAAGGTGTGGTGGTTGTTGTGCAGTTCTTCGCCGCCGATCAGGATGCCCCACGGGATCAGGTTGCAGGCTGCATCGTTGCAGTCGTAATTGCGGTAGCCCGTCCAGTGGCCCAGGCCGTTGATGATGCCG
This window of the Massilia sp. WG5 genome carries:
- a CDS encoding fatty acid desaturase, whose amino-acid sequence is MDRLSQFVAHGLLDAGAWHIVAYTLLTTHLTIVAVTIYLHRCQAHRSLELHPAVSHAFRFWLWIATGMATREWVAVHRKHHAHCEKEGDPHSPQLAGIRKVLLEGTELYRAAVRDPATVERFGQGTPDDWLERKVYAACSWQGVGLLLLADLAMFGAIGATVWAVQMLWIPVTAAGIINGLGHYRGYRNFDGPHAAANILPWGILIGGEELHNNHHTFPASAKLSARWFELDIGWCYIRLLQGLGLARVRQLPARPARRGAGQPATPLSIATVVGISACRHHVMREYGLMLARTLRIELRQAGCRTSLRVRRQAERLLRREPDYLGAGQRAELELLLGAYTPLARMQAMRQELRQLWEAKSASPQELLGHLSEWCERAERSGVAPLLGFAQRLRSYG
- a CDS encoding fatty acid desaturase, yielding MNFLSNIFQAVLSFLDGGLADLSGWQMVVYTLIVTHITIAGVTIYLHRHQAHRALDLHPIVSHFFRFWLWLTTGQVTKEWAAVHRKHHAKCETVDDPHSPVTRGIKKVLLEGAELYRAETKNLETLEKYGHGCPNDWIENNLYTKYSWLGVSALLPINVMLFGVAGITIWAVQMLWIPITAAGIINGLGHWTGYRNYDCNDAACNLIPWGILIGGEELHNNHHTFATSAKLSSKWYEFDIGYAYIRMMEMVGLAKVKKTIPKPKLAKNKLEADLDTLQSVITNRYDVMAKYAKSVKAAFREEVEHLKHKAELEARFLKTSRKLMQREPAKLQAPQQAQLSELFEHSKVLETMHQMRVELGAIWERSHSTRDQLLQQLQDWCARAEASGIKALQDFSLRLRSYA